A single genomic interval of Koleobacter methoxysyntrophicus harbors:
- a CDS encoding Tex family protein, protein MDIIKKIAGELNLKPNQVANTIKLLDDGNTVPFIARYRKEMTGELDEGVIREIESRTAYLRNLENRKQEVIRLIDEQGKLTPELVEKINGAEVLQEVEDLYRPYKPKRRTRATIAKEKGLEPLAETLLAQDVMEGDITQLAVPFVDEEKGVASPEEALQGAVDIIAEWVSDNAEFRKVIRDLTINEGILISKGEQGTKSEYEMYYDYKERVKTIPPYRVLAVNRGEREGFLSVKIEAPDEKILTYLNSEVVKREESITAPLVFRAVEDAYKRLIAPSIEREVRNELTSTAEDHAIKVFSENLSHLLLQAPIKGRVVLGIDPAYRTGCKIAVVDETGKLLETGVIYPTPPQNEIEKSKEVILDLVRKHGVSLISIGNGTASRETELFVAQLIRESGQNIHYIVVSEAGASVYSASKVAREEFPDLDVSVRGAISIARRVQDPLAELVKIEPKSIGVGQYQHDVNQKKLGESLAAVVESCVNSVGVDLNTASFSLLKYVAGVSSRVAKNIVNYRNEKGAFKRREELKQVPHLGEQTFIQCAGFLRIPGAENPLDNTPVHPESYSLAEGILRETGFALDDLKDGRWTKVKEALKDIDVEDIAERLGGGIPTIRDIIEALMKPGRDPREDMPQPIFKKDVLKMEDLKPDMVLTGTVRNVVDFGAFVDIGVGQDGLVHISELSDKFVKRPMDVVAVGDLVRVRVLSVDVERERISLSMRGV, encoded by the coding sequence ATGGACATAATAAAGAAGATAGCCGGTGAACTCAATCTAAAACCAAATCAGGTGGCCAATACTATTAAACTTCTCGATGACGGGAATACCGTTCCCTTTATAGCCAGATACAGAAAGGAAATGACGGGAGAGCTGGACGAAGGAGTTATAAGGGAAATTGAGTCGAGGACAGCTTACCTGAGAAACCTGGAAAACAGGAAACAGGAGGTTATCCGGTTGATTGATGAACAGGGGAAATTAACCCCTGAACTGGTCGAAAAGATAAACGGGGCTGAGGTCCTTCAGGAGGTTGAGGACCTATACAGGCCGTACAAACCCAAGAGGAGGACCAGGGCTACCATTGCAAAGGAAAAGGGCCTTGAACCCTTAGCCGAAACCCTCTTAGCCCAGGATGTAATGGAAGGGGATATAACCCAACTGGCCGTGCCTTTTGTGGATGAGGAAAAGGGGGTAGCTTCCCCGGAGGAAGCCCTTCAGGGTGCTGTGGATATAATCGCTGAATGGGTTTCGGACAATGCTGAGTTCAGGAAGGTTATCAGGGATTTAACCATTAATGAGGGGATATTGATTTCAAAAGGAGAACAGGGTACAAAATCCGAATATGAAATGTATTATGATTATAAGGAGAGGGTTAAAACTATACCACCCTACAGGGTCCTGGCAGTCAACAGAGGGGAGAGGGAAGGTTTTTTGTCTGTTAAAATAGAAGCCCCGGATGAAAAAATCCTGACTTACCTAAATTCAGAAGTAGTTAAACGGGAGGAATCCATTACTGCCCCGCTGGTATTCCGGGCGGTAGAAGATGCATACAAGCGGCTGATAGCCCCTTCAATAGAGAGAGAGGTCAGGAACGAGCTGACTTCTACAGCTGAAGACCATGCGATTAAGGTTTTTTCCGAGAACCTGAGCCACCTCCTGCTCCAGGCCCCCATCAAGGGGAGGGTGGTTTTAGGGATAGACCCGGCCTACAGAACGGGGTGCAAAATAGCCGTTGTAGATGAGACGGGCAAACTGCTGGAAACGGGGGTTATATACCCTACACCACCCCAGAATGAAATAGAAAAATCAAAAGAGGTAATTCTGGACCTGGTCAGGAAACACGGTGTTTCACTTATTTCGATAGGGAACGGTACGGCATCACGGGAAACAGAGTTGTTTGTCGCCCAATTGATAAGGGAGTCCGGCCAGAACATCCATTATATAGTAGTTAGTGAAGCCGGTGCTTCCGTTTATTCTGCTTCAAAAGTGGCAAGGGAAGAATTCCCCGACCTGGATGTATCGGTAAGAGGAGCAATATCCATAGCAAGAAGGGTTCAGGACCCGCTGGCCGAGCTTGTTAAAATTGAACCTAAATCTATCGGTGTAGGCCAGTATCAGCATGATGTAAATCAGAAGAAGCTGGGAGAGTCCCTGGCAGCAGTGGTGGAATCATGTGTTAACAGTGTTGGGGTTGACCTTAATACTGCCTCCTTTTCACTTTTGAAGTATGTGGCCGGGGTCTCTTCAAGGGTGGCAAAAAATATCGTCAATTACAGAAACGAGAAAGGGGCATTTAAGAGACGGGAAGAACTGAAACAGGTGCCCCACCTGGGGGAACAGACCTTTATACAGTGTGCCGGGTTTCTGAGAATACCCGGAGCGGAAAATCCCCTTGATAATACACCCGTCCACCCTGAATCATATTCCCTGGCAGAAGGAATTTTAAGGGAGACCGGCTTTGCTCTGGACGATTTAAAAGACGGCCGGTGGACAAAAGTAAAAGAAGCCCTTAAGGATATAGATGTAGAGGATATAGCCGAAAGACTCGGCGGCGGCATTCCTACAATAAGGGATATTATAGAGGCTCTGATGAAACCGGGGAGGGACCCCAGGGAGGATATGCCCCAACCCATTTTCAAAAAAGATGTATTGAAGATGGAAGACCTGAAACCGGATATGGTTCTTACGGGAACGGTGAGGAATGTGGTGGATTTCGGTGCATTCGTCGATATAGGTGTCGGCCAGGACGGTTTGGTTCATATATCCGAGTTATCAGACAAATTTGTTAAGCGTCCCATGGATGTGGTTGCTGTAGGAGACCTGGTCAGGGTTAGGGTCCTTAGCGTGGACGTGGAGCGGGAGAGGATTTCCCTTTCTATGAGGGGGGTATAG
- a CDS encoding amidohydrolase, which translates to MLALKNGRVLTMAGKDFEKATILVENGKILDVGSRVTIPEGAEVIDVSGMVVMPGIIDAHAHLGIYEEGIGDEGEDTNEMTDPVTPHLRAIDAVNPEDKGFEDARENGITAVLTGPGSANVIGGEQIVIKTAGRVVDSMVVKNPAGLKVAFGENPKRVYQAQKKTPSTRMATAALLRENLVKAQNYMKKLERGKEDSDKEPDRDLKMESLVRVLKGEIPLRAHAHRADDIMTAVRIAEEFNVKIVIEHCTEGHKIADELAKRGIPAVVGPSLTARVKVELKDRTFKTPGILAKAGVTVALMTDHPVIPVHYLPLSAALAVRDGMDEEEALKAITINPARICGVDDRLGSLEKGKDADIVVFDRWPLDVNARVKWVIIDGKIVHPS; encoded by the coding sequence ATGCTGGCCCTTAAAAACGGCAGGGTCCTGACCATGGCGGGTAAGGATTTTGAAAAAGCTACTATTCTGGTGGAAAACGGGAAAATCCTGGATGTAGGCAGCCGGGTAACAATTCCCGAGGGCGCAGAGGTTATTGATGTTTCCGGTATGGTTGTTATGCCCGGGATAATAGATGCCCATGCTCACCTCGGGATTTATGAAGAGGGTATAGGGGATGAAGGTGAGGATACCAATGAAATGACCGACCCGGTAACCCCACATCTGCGGGCAATAGATGCTGTAAATCCGGAAGATAAGGGGTTTGAAGATGCCCGCGAAAACGGGATCACCGCGGTGCTGACAGGACCGGGCAGTGCCAATGTGATAGGGGGAGAACAAATCGTTATCAAGACTGCCGGAAGGGTTGTTGATTCCATGGTAGTTAAAAACCCGGCAGGTCTGAAGGTAGCCTTCGGTGAAAACCCAAAGAGGGTCTACCAGGCCCAGAAAAAAACACCTTCAACAAGGATGGCTACAGCTGCCCTTTTGCGGGAAAATCTGGTTAAAGCCCAGAATTATATGAAGAAACTGGAGAGAGGAAAAGAGGACTCCGATAAAGAACCCGACAGGGACCTGAAGATGGAGTCTCTGGTCAGGGTATTAAAAGGTGAAATCCCCTTAAGAGCCCATGCCCACCGGGCAGATGACATAATGACTGCTGTCAGGATTGCCGAAGAATTTAACGTAAAGATAGTTATAGAACACTGTACAGAAGGCCATAAAATTGCCGATGAGCTGGCAAAAAGGGGTATACCGGCTGTTGTAGGGCCGTCCCTTACCGCAAGGGTAAAAGTAGAGCTAAAGGACAGGACATTTAAGACCCCCGGAATCCTGGCAAAGGCAGGGGTAACCGTGGCCCTCATGACCGACCATCCGGTTATACCTGTCCATTATTTGCCTTTAAGTGCTGCCCTGGCCGTCAGGGACGGTATGGATGAAGAGGAGGCACTGAAAGCCATTACCATCAATCCTGCCCGGATCTGTGGTGTGGATGACAGACTGGGTTCCCTGGAAAAGGGCAAGGATGCCGATATAGTAGTGTTTGACAGATGGCCCCTGGACGTCAATGCGAGGGTTAAATGGGTGATTATTGACGGGAAAATTGTTCATCCTTCGTAA
- a CDS encoding DUF362 domain-containing protein: protein MAEKGLMILSLVSIVRCKEYREEAVEKAVRDALKLTGGIDDLLKKGTDVLLKPNVLSAKPPERAVTTHPVFVKAVVKIFSEKGFRVMVGDSSGGAIAGVSQTEKALKVSGIYDAVLEAGGEVINFDKTGTLPVNINGTTYHISKPVVEAPIVVSLPKFKTHSATLYTGAVKNMYGCIPGLKKAHYHRVFPNPNAFSAALGDIFQACRVDLAVMDGVIGMEGNGPAAGNPRRVGIVMASRDSVALDTVASYIMGFNPAKIPHIAECSKRGLGVGRLNEITVIGEKPENVRPENFQLPSNELLTRLPSFLGRRVLRLLVARPRVNPRECTGCRVCVDNCPVKVIRMKRGYPEIDYRGCIECLCCHELCPKGAVELKYDNPVLDFLMRFKRKSR from the coding sequence TTGGCAGAGAAGGGGTTGATGATATTGAGCCTGGTTAGTATAGTGAGATGTAAAGAATATAGGGAAGAAGCTGTAGAGAAGGCCGTAAGGGACGCCTTGAAATTAACAGGCGGTATTGATGACCTCCTTAAAAAAGGAACCGATGTCCTCCTTAAACCAAATGTTTTAAGTGCAAAACCCCCCGAAAGGGCGGTAACCACCCATCCCGTTTTTGTTAAGGCTGTAGTTAAAATCTTTAGTGAAAAGGGATTCAGGGTTATGGTCGGAGACAGCTCGGGCGGGGCTATCGCAGGGGTTTCCCAGACAGAGAAAGCCCTCAAGGTTTCGGGGATATATGATGCCGTTTTAGAAGCAGGAGGGGAAGTAATCAATTTTGACAAAACGGGGACACTGCCCGTTAACATAAATGGGACTACATACCACATATCAAAGCCCGTGGTAGAAGCCCCGATAGTGGTGAGCCTCCCCAAATTCAAGACCCACAGCGCTACCCTCTATACAGGGGCTGTAAAAAACATGTACGGCTGTATCCCGGGGCTTAAAAAGGCTCATTACCACAGGGTTTTCCCTAACCCCAATGCCTTTTCAGCTGCACTTGGGGATATATTCCAGGCCTGCAGGGTTGACCTGGCCGTAATGGACGGGGTAATCGGTATGGAAGGCAACGGCCCTGCTGCAGGGAATCCAAGAAGGGTTGGAATAGTTATGGCATCCAGGGACAGCGTTGCCCTGGATACGGTAGCCTCATACATAATGGGTTTCAATCCTGCGAAAATACCCCATATTGCGGAATGCAGCAAAAGGGGCCTGGGGGTAGGGAGGCTTAATGAAATCACGGTTATAGGGGAAAAGCCTGAAAACGTAAGGCCTGAAAATTTCCAGCTGCCTTCAAATGAGCTGCTTACCAGGCTGCCCTCTTTTTTAGGAAGGAGGGTTCTCAGGCTGCTTGTGGCAAGACCCAGGGTAAACCCCAGAGAATGCACGGGCTGCCGGGTATGTGTAGATAATTGTCCCGTGAAGGTCATTCGCATGAAGCGGGGATATCCCGAAATAGATTACAGAGGATGCATAGAATGCCTTTGCTGTCACGAACTGTGCCCTAAAGGGGCTGTTGAATTAAAATACGACAATCCGGTTTTAGACTTTCTTATGAGATTCAAGAGAAAAAGCAGATGA
- a CDS encoding Nif3-like dinuclear metal center hexameric protein, producing the protein MNTQEIMNLALEMAGLDEVPEDSGILVEGDNIKKVAFGVDMEAAEILIARELGVDLVITHHPAGGKPIINLYRVMKSQIDRMVEAGVPINKAQKALKEQVDKIERRLHVSNYDRAVSAARLLKMPFMNIHTPADIISERTVQKHLDDALKDNPKAKIKDVLDALNQMGEYRNTDAKPAVRVGSEDDYAGRVFVTMAGGTGGGENVAKAYFEAGVGTLVVMHMPEEVIKAVKEQNIGNVIVAGHMASDSVGINRLIGALEKRGLTVYRMSGVVDPK; encoded by the coding sequence GTGAATACCCAGGAGATTATGAACTTAGCTTTAGAAATGGCCGGCCTTGATGAGGTGCCGGAGGATTCCGGAATTCTGGTTGAAGGGGATAATATTAAAAAGGTAGCCTTTGGTGTTGACATGGAGGCCGCTGAAATCCTGATTGCCAGAGAGCTTGGGGTAGATCTCGTCATTACCCACCATCCTGCAGGGGGTAAACCTATAATCAACCTCTACAGGGTAATGAAGTCCCAGATCGATAGGATGGTTGAAGCAGGGGTCCCCATAAACAAGGCTCAGAAAGCCCTTAAGGAACAGGTAGATAAGATAGAACGAAGGCTTCACGTTTCAAATTATGATAGGGCGGTGTCGGCAGCACGTCTTCTGAAGATGCCCTTTATGAATATTCACACCCCGGCAGATATTATTTCGGAAAGGACCGTCCAGAAGCACCTGGATGATGCACTTAAGGATAACCCTAAAGCAAAAATAAAGGATGTGCTGGATGCCCTTAACCAGATGGGGGAATACAGAAACACCGATGCTAAACCTGCCGTCAGAGTGGGGTCTGAAGATGACTATGCCGGAAGGGTTTTTGTTACCATGGCCGGGGGTACAGGCGGCGGCGAAAATGTTGCTAAGGCATATTTTGAGGCAGGGGTAGGAACCCTTGTAGTAATGCACATGCCGGAAGAGGTTATAAAGGCTGTTAAGGAGCAGAACATAGGGAACGTAATTGTAGCGGGCCATATGGCCAGCGATTCCGTCGGGATAAACAGGCTCATAGGGGCCCTTGAGAAAAGAGGCCTGACCGTTTACAGGATGAGCGGAGTGGTCGATCCGAAGTGA
- a CDS encoding DUF503 domain-containing protein, whose protein sequence is MIVGTATIDLVFYEPSSLKDKRQIIKSLINRIKGKFNVSIGEIDFHDSWRNARIGVACVSTGTSHANSVITSVINFIEKDGRVIIQDYSIEIF, encoded by the coding sequence GTGATAGTAGGAACAGCCACTATAGATCTGGTATTTTATGAACCTTCGTCTCTTAAAGATAAAAGGCAGATTATTAAAAGCCTGATAAACAGGATCAAAGGCAAATTCAATGTATCCATTGGTGAGATAGATTTCCACGATAGCTGGAGGAATGCAAGGATAGGAGTAGCCTGTGTTTCAACGGGAACCTCCCATGCCAACAGTGTAATAACTTCAGTGATAAATTTCATAGAGAAAGACGGGAGGGTTATCATACAGGATTACAGTATAGAGATATTTTAA
- a CDS encoding C-GCAxxG-C-C family protein → MDKEKAVERVVSLAREYHRAKHNCAESVLKAVLMSGLVENFPPEVSAMATGFGGGIGSSGNNCGALIGAVMAAGMKFGRISTEKSINSSGIVELRSNPGIYRVFNQIPYYFKKEFGSTNCRELVGEFDDFFSEERSRKCAGIVEKTARIVAEIILMGDDAYKCPLYENVAEKK, encoded by the coding sequence ATGGATAAGGAAAAGGCAGTTGAAAGGGTCGTATCCCTTGCCAGGGAATATCACAGAGCTAAACATAACTGTGCCGAAAGTGTTCTTAAAGCCGTTCTCATGTCAGGCCTGGTAGAAAATTTCCCTCCTGAAGTTTCCGCAATGGCTACGGGATTCGGAGGAGGAATAGGGTCCAGCGGGAACAACTGCGGTGCACTAATAGGTGCAGTAATGGCAGCAGGGATGAAATTCGGAAGGATTTCCACTGAAAAAAGCATAAATTCATCGGGAATAGTTGAATTAAGAAGCAATCCCGGAATTTACAGGGTTTTTAACCAGATCCCCTATTATTTTAAAAAGGAATTCGGTTCAACTAACTGCCGGGAGCTGGTTGGGGAATTCGACGATTTCTTCAGTGAAGAGCGTTCAAGGAAATGTGCCGGGATCGTTGAAAAAACAGCCAGGATCGTGGCAGAAATAATCCTTATGGGGGATGATGCCTATAAATGCCCTCTTTATGAAAACGTAGCAGAAAAGAAGTAA